Below is a window of Impatiens glandulifera chromosome 2, dImpGla2.1, whole genome shotgun sequence DNA.
ttgtaaatgttatgGAATTTTCAGATGTTTATTGAGAATGTTTCAtttgtttaattgaattatCAGGAGTTGAGTCTTTCGATATTGACATGAAGGAACAGAAGGTGACTGTTATAGGAAATGTAGAGCCTGAGGTTGTTCTGCAGACAGTTGCTAAGACTGGGAAGAAAAGCTCTTTCTGGGAGGAAGAAGTTGAAGCAGTGAAAACTGATACAAAAGCTGAAGAAGTTGAAGCAAAAACAGCAGAGAAAACTGAAACTAAGGCTACTAAGGCTGAAGAAGTTGAAGTTGAAGCAGAAACAGCAGTGAAAACCGGAACAAAGGTTGAAGAAGAAATCGAAGTTGAAGCAGAAACAACATCAGTGGAAATCGAAAAGACAAAGCCAGCAGAAGTTGAAGCAAAggaagcagcagcagcagcaccACCATCAGTTGGAATCGAAACAAAGCCAGCAGAAGTTGTTGCTTAATGGTCTTTGAACATttatggttatatatatatatgtatgttttatgGCCTCTATATAAATCCTTTGAACTAAAGAGGATTAAGCTTCCCTTTATTGGTTAGCTGAAAAACTTGGCTTATAAATTGTGTTATGTTTTCTTTTGagattttttgttgttaaatCTCTGAtttcttgttcaaatatatttgatttcaaGTTTAAAAGTTTGAAGAAGTTAGAACTTTTTTTTACAAGTAACACAAATAAGTATGAGTGTATTAAAAAATCTAGGTAGGTTTGAAGATAAATAACTATATTTTTCTTTGGATCCTCATCTTAATGATAGAATCAATAGCAAAAGTTTCATAAACAACATTCTAGAATCATAGATTTAAAGAAATCATACAAAATTAGTTAAATGAATGGTATTaagtcttaattttttttaaacaaaaatttattatatgaaGAAAATTAGCACTAACAGTCTTTGGTCACTAAAACATGTTTCATTATCAGAAGATAACAAGAATGTAGGATAGTAAAGTTCCATAACAATTTGCAGCATATTTCATTACTAAAACACTTAAAAAGATAATCCTAGCTTTAATATGTGAtaagaacttaattaatttcAGAGTTAccaataagaaattaattattaaataatataatataatatctaaccatttaaataattaaatattaaattgtataaacATTTTACAAAATTGAAACTCCTAATAGAAAAGATTCAACGATCAttcaatttcttaaaaatttctTTGAGGAGAGTTCGTGAATGATGAGGGTTGAAATAGAGCAAGTCGAACAAACCAATATAACAACGTCGAAAGAATCACTACCAAGTATTCACCAAGTATTCAGaactacaattaaaattatctttaaccGATGTTTGGTAAACAAcgccaattttttttttatgtaaagtGAAAATAAACCATCTACATATATGATCGAAATAGTGATAAATCGATACAAATAATGGGAGGATCGATACCTTATACCTGTAAGAGATCCTCCATATGAAAGATCAAATGGATaaactttttattgaaaaaatgaaaaatatctcCAGATCTGATTATTTTGTCTTAATTGTTGGTAAGAATGAGACGGACTAGAGAAAGGATAATCAACACAATCGGAAGATATGAACATCAAACAACCCACAAATTATTGAGAgtattatacatattataaaaattaaggaCGAAAAACCGATCCGGCTAAACAGAATACCAGACCTAACCGAACACAATGCCAACTCAAATTTGAGTGATGAAAAAGAAACAAGGCACCCTCTGATGCTAAATAGCCATCAGAGTCAAGAGAAAATCCATGTTTTTTTTATCCTGGGCTATAAAGATTATAAGTATATTGTGGGTAACAAATGTgcatattaaacatattaatcgAATCGATTCACGAATACccctactaaaataaaataaatatactagATTTAAAAAGTAATGAGAATATTCGATTTAAATAACAATCTTTTCAAACaaagaatattgaaatttaCGATACTAGGTTTGTGATCCATACTTAATTTTTGGATACTCATCCAACTTAGGTAGATACATACCCATTTtaatataagctcgtctaatttaaTGTTATTGATTAATTTACATATAAGAATCAAATTATGTGATTTCATTCAACAGTGTTAAGATCAATTTCAACtcatgaaaattttaaaacaggTTCTTCTTCTTTAGTATTAGATATATTTCATCGATACTAATATTAGATTGAAGATTTACCTCATTAATCGTAGATGAAGATGAACTTTATTTATGTTCGAAAAATGacaataatgttattttttacttCCTTCACTCTCTGTTGTAatctattaacaaaaatatagaatgggaatatatacaatttatacaaAGAAAATTAGCCGAGAAATTCGAGAGACGAATGAAGTTAAAGAGAAATTAGATTAAAGAAacgtaataatttaaattaattaggttatAAATAAGTGAATGTTAATGAAAATCTGAGtgagaaaaagttattaaaaaaaaacatatattttaaaaaattactttataagtatatatatttttaaaacatatgtatattttttaaaatttacaatcTACATCCCTACACAACTCGACCTATCCGAGGGGCAAAATACCAATCCGGATCTTCTGCTACCctgtgttcccctgttgcggaccaatcaaattgcagctttattattatattaataaatcaaactgGGTTGGAGAGgggggagggagaatccggaatccgggtttcattccgggttcacccCAAACGCCTTAACGGAATGTCCAGTTAACGTAcagaattaatataatattcaaatgcTCCAGCGAAGCTAACTTCTCTCCAGGCGCCATGTGAGAAGGAAGGTGAGAAGCGAAAGGAGCGAAGCTTTCCCCGTCCAGGAGCCCTgaccttcatgtaaaccccccaacccacctaTGAGAAGACCGTTTACTTATCATAGAAATAcacttactcatgtatgtaaataccaaaattaacatgaatttaatatttccatttattaaatattaaataaatttatttgatatgacattcagcgaagaaatctttgcttcaattatttcattcttatttttaaattttttatgaaatttttatttacgaggagacgctcaggagcgaagaaatcttcgcttcaataaCTTGTTTTTAAGGAGACCATTTAAATCGATTtattcttcgcttcaattatttttaacccgacgttcatgtaaaaccccaaTCCACCCGTGAGAAGACAgtttacctatcatgtaagTACATTGACTCATGTATGTgaataccaaaattaacaaGAATTTAATacttctatttattaaatattaaataaatttatttgacatgaCATGTAgagaagaaatcttcgcttcaattacttatttttatattttaatttctttatgaatttttttttacgaggatacgctttgaattattaaatattaattaaatttattaaaaataatatgcagtgaagaaatcttcgcttcaattacttcattttagtttttaattttttttgtaatttttatttaagaggaGACGTTTTGGaacgaagaaatcttcgcttaaattacatatttttatatttaaaaaatttgaattttttatttacgaggagacggtttaaagcgaataaatcttcgcttcaattatttttaacacgGCGTTCATGTAAAATCCCCAACCCACCCGTGAGAAGACAGTTTACCTATCATTTAAGTACACTTACTTAGGGAAATTACATgtagcgaagaaatcttcgcttcaattacttatttttatatttaaaattctttatgaatttttttacgaGGATACGATTTAGAACGAATatttcttcgcttcaattacttatttttataattaaaattttgtatgaaaattttatttacgaggagacgatttagagcgaagaattcttcgcttcaataACTTATTCTTGGAGGATTGAAACATATATTTTCCGCTACAATCccactcttcattttcataagaaactattcatattcttctctctctatctcccatcgatcatcaaatatttaacgttgaaaccctagagttttcttctattctacaaggatttcttatgaaaatgtcagaaaaccaaggcaacaacatgaaAGTGGATACCTTCGACTCCCGAGAGTTCGTCTTGTCAGTTTGTAAcagcataaacgaaaacgaaaccGCCCCCAATCCTATATCTAACGTCAATCCCGacaataaaccagagaggtaggttaatcttattgtgtttatatatggTTTATTAATTTTACACCCGTTGATtcatttatttagttgaatactAATTTATGTTATCCACcgaaaataatgacttcgagaTTTCACTTGCTTAAATATGAAAggagaaagaagagaaatacgagacgaagacgaatacgaagtcatcgactgatgaatcagtttctacagttgctgtcgaagctactgatattgCTCAGGTACTACACATGTTGATGAGAATTTAACCACCACCTCCCCCAAAAAACCAATGTTATTTCTACATCTACTACaccagtcgatgaagagttaccaccaccacccccagaaaccactcaTATTGCTACATCTACTACaccagtcgatgaagagttaccaccaTCTTCCCAAAAAACTAAAAccataaaaaaaaggaaagtggcatttctaacaagatcacCCCCTCATTGGCCTTTTATCAaatgattcctaaattgagcaTAGAACAGAAGGAAGCTGTGAAGCAAATCGGgttttggttctcttcttacattggGTGTCTCCACTTGCCTGGGGCATTTTTCGAGACACGTAATCAGatcttttgacccggataagagttctctggtattggccaacaGTGAGGAGATtcttatcgatgaagatctcgtccAGCTCGTGCTGAACCTCCCGAGAGGGTCAATGAACGTAGGTGAGTCCGCTGGGGGGACAAGACTAAGAAccctgattattttaatttcttgagggattggaagaccaaaTGGACCGGGGAAGAATCAAATTCAGCTcctgaaacactttctatgatacccaagatattaagtaacacaagtgcagacaacgatttcaaaatcgactttgttgtctttgttgtctcaagttttttatgtccagttcaaaattcacgagccaggtaaacatgtattcaaacctattatatatctaattgtatttgtgattacttacacatgtattttattcatttcatgttcaaaattctcaaatccttaatggatgttgataacataaaggagccgaactggtgccacttcacactacaacgattggttgaaagtgtaagaagttggaaagaaaaagaaagtaaagataaaaatccatattttgatggacctctaaccattttattggtaaataattcctctcttgtatatgatttataggtatcaaatatttactaacatgtttcccattcctttacttcagatttgctacctagatgatgtttttgtggaaggtgtacACCAACCTTATGAAAGGAAATTTCCAATCATCTCTTGCTGGGATGACATCACATTGTTAGAGTTTACCACTTTAGAAGCTCGTGCAAGaggttttgggctgggcagggcaaTGGCACGCCTAACAGATAAAGAACCTGAGATTCCAGTTAATTTATTGGAAGTaaatgaagacgatgatgaggtatgttgaaacaagaaattgactcaCATTTGTCTATACTTTCTTGTTTTCGAgactaataaaatatgtttttcataatctacagatgttaacatccaaaatcttgcaaacttttaaagatatatCACAACAActtaattacctatcaggggagttggagaaacgcaacatcgatccgaagcctttttttgaggctggtttcctgaacctaagagagtctgaagggttcatgaaacacttgaaggtgaaTGATGCTGAGGTTCGTGTAAGTAGGGAAGATCCTCCAAgtgaggcacttggggacactttaaagagtgcgggcttgaaaatcaatagtcccTAGTTGAATACCCCTGTGAGAATGCAGTTGAGGACAATCAAGATAATCCATCACTCCATGTTGAAccgaatgattttgaggattcaGTTGAGCACAATGAAGATAAtcaatcactccttgttgaaccgaatgatcttgaggatgcagttctgcacaatgaagataTTCAATCTCCCcctgttgaaccaaatgataaGGGTGAACGAAAGGAAGATGGTGAGGAAAACAAAGCTCAGTCACTCCCTATTGAACCAAATGATAAGGGTGAAGGGAATGAAGAGAGTGAGGAAATAAAAGCTTTCGAAGCTTTTAAAGTTGATGAATCCTTCTGAAGATGGAGATGAAGATGATGtcggggggggggggggggggggggcgCGTCAACATTAGAGTTTTTGTATGTCCATTCCGATCATTActttcttgtatgtgtgaatattTCTGTTTCCCGAATTGAAatactagacaactccggtcgtccgCATAACATGAAACTTCTGGACAAGTATACCAATTTGACGAAACACGTCGA
It encodes the following:
- the LOC124926885 gene encoding copper transport protein CCH-like gives rise to the protein MSQTVVLSVRMSCEGCSGAVKRVLSKMEGVESFDIDMKEQKVTVIGNVEPEVVLQTVAKTGKKSSFWEEEVEAVKTDTKAEEVEAKTAEKTETKATKAEEVEVEAETAVKTGTKVEEEIEVEAETTSVEIEKTKPAEVEAKEAAAAAPPSVGIETKPAEVVA